The sequence atttGCTGGACctttgatccagactgtccattttGCATAGTAATATTGGATGGAAGAGTTCCTTGATCGGTTTGAATTTTTTTCGTAGTGGCTCATGAGAAGTGGATTGAACCCACTTGGTGGTTCAGATCGATGGTCCAACTGCCCATGTGTCTAAAAACACTGGTATGCACCAACTCTCCATGTGCCCAAAGACTACTAACATCAGCCCCTTTTAGTAGATATCCTCCATCAAGATGATACTTTCCCACATTTCACTCTTTTATAAACTAATGTTTGTGTAGCCCTCTCTCTTTTAAACTTCTCATAGGATGGTTTTATGGCTTGCAAGCAAGGCTGCAACTTGGTTTAGGGTCACCCGAACCTgattgacccaacctgagttcagGGCGAGTAAGGCTGCAACTTGGTTTAGGGTCACCCGAATTTgattgacccaacctgagtttgggtcaggttgggtttgggttgtcaaggtcctcaggttgggttcaggttggaaaACACCAGCCTGATTTGAAGTCAGGTAGGGttcgggttgggaataatcacatgtattcaGGTCATGTTGGGTCGGGTTTGGTTGGGTATAGAGAAATATGGGTTGGGCATCTTGGGCTGGGATTTGGGTCGGGTCAGGTCAGTTTcggggttgggtcctcttgaggtcaggttAGTCGTGGGTTGATCCTCAACTGACCCAACCTGCCTGAGCTGCACCTCTAATTGCAAGTTTGGCTTGCCGATTGGTGTCTCACACCAACACATCTCCATGTCTAAGTCACGTAGCTAACATAACCATAATGAAATTGTGTAATGACCATGTACATAGACAAGACAAGCTTCTTATGATCAATgaataatcatgaaatttcataataaaataaattagggAAAACCAAACAGTTGAAATGGCTGTTGCCATCGATTTGCTTTTTTCTATTCTAATTTGATTCATTGTGACTTACTGCAGCGTATTACTATCCCCGAAATTTTGGAGGATGAATGGTTTAAAAAGGGTTTTAAGAGGCCTGTATTTGAAGAGAAATACAATGCAAATTTAGATGATGTGGATGCTGTCTTCAAGGACTCAGAAGTAAGTtaagaaaaaggaaataaaaaacatCCTTCCTACTATTGACTGAAAACAGGCGGAAAATCCCAACATGTTGCAAACAAGGGAATTTGAAAATCCCATTTTGAAATTAGCATGACAAAATATCCTATCTCTATATGTGTTGGGATTGCTGCATGCCGTATTTTGAGGTTGGGAGAAAGGTGTGCACTGGCATCTGGTATATACAATGTGCACTGAAGTTGGGTCTTTTATATCAGAATAATTCAACTAACTGTGTTTGTACTGTATCAGGAATATCACGTGATGGAGAAGAGGGAAGAACAGCCAGTGGCTATGAATGCGTTTGAATTGATTTCAATGTCGAAGGGACTGAATCTTGGAAATCTGTTCGAGGTAGAGCAGGTTCGCCTACTTCGAGCCTCTCTCTGTATCTGTTGCTAACATTTTCAAGTTCCAGAAAATGAAAAATGCATGTGCATGTTTCTGAAACGTGGTTGCTTATATTTCTTGATACCATGCATGATCCATATCTTTGGGATTTTTTAACTCCACTCAAAATAACCTTTTGAGGTTCTTTTCAGTTTGAAAATTTATTATCAGGTGGCAATGTGGCGtagttcaaaaacttgaaaactcgactcgacttgagtttATCACGGAGTTTTAGAACTGTTGGGTGCCTGATATTGCATAAGGACATATATATGCTGTGATGCACCCTTTCATGTATACAAGTGGGCCCCGGCTTACAAATAGTCGGTTAAGGAAACCAACATACAGTAGGGGGGTAAAAAAAGGCCAAGGATTGGATGTGTAGGATCTTCAATCTGGAAGATTTTTATGGGGCATTTCCTCTCCATGGTGGGGCAATCAGATCAACAGCTTGGCTCACCAAACTGTGGGCCCATATTGTACTAACTGGATGCATCAGGCCCCCTATATTCTTGTTCTGGTTCATTGGAGTTGTAATCCTTTGGCATCTGATCTGATTGATTCTTTATTTCATTTGACAGGAATTCAAGAGGGAAACAAGGTTTACATCAAAATGCCCCCCCAATGAAATCATCAGTAAAATTGAAGAAGCCGCAAAACCTCTTGGTTTTGATGTCCATACGAAAAACTACAAGGTGTGATGCGTACAGGATCACAGAATGCATTCAGTTTAAGATATTGGTTACCTTTCTCTCTATAAAACTCAAGCGACGTTCAACCATACCTGCATTCATGCAGTATGTTTGCTTGGGCCATTTTTCTACTCCCACGCAATCCATGGATGGCCCAATTAGCGGATGAGATCATAAGAGGACCCCAAATCCAAAGAAAATTATTTAAGAGCTGCCCAATTGGTGACTTGGCCAAATACAACCCCTGACAACTGGCGGATTCGGCCGTGTGCAAGTGGAGAAACCGATATGCTTTAGCATATCAGCAGTGAAGTGGGTCAACAGGAAAATGATCCACGCTTTCATGTTTTCTTGTCTATGAAATGATGATCGCCTATTTCCGTTACAGATGAGGCTGGAGAACTTGGAAGCAGGGAGGAAAGGGAACCTTAATATCTCTACAGAGGTAGTTATTTGAAAATGGTATCATACATAACTGGTGGGAAGGAATTTGGTAATTCTTTTGTTCTTACAATCTACTCCATTTAATCAGGTATTTCAAGTAGCACCGTCTCTTCATATGGTCGAGGTGCGGAAAGCGAAAGGAGATACCTTGGAATTCCACAAGGtacctctccctccctccctcttaaATCCTTCCTTGGATTTCTGAAATCCATACCTGCGTAAATCCATGAATGTGGGACTTTTCAAATCCAAATAATGACTCTCAAAGCAACAAAAGTTGCAATAAATGCTCCTCAAATCCCATGGATTTGTAGCTTGATTACCGACAAATGGACTTCGGCATTTGCCAAATCCATATCCAATGCAAATCGATGAATTTGATGAGTTTATGGATTCACCAAATCCGTATTCTCATTTCCCTGATCCCAAACAGCTGCATGTTTGAAGTTAGTAGAAAATGTCCGATTTAACTCATATGGTAAAGGAGAGTTCTGCAATACAGCTGGTCGGAACATGTgagccatgcatcatgtgggcctaataTGTTTATGACCTGGGTCCCAAGAAAAATTCGGGTCCTCTCATCCATCGTGCCACACACATATATGGAATGCGGACCATTGGCAATGTTCTTGTAAAATATCGGTCCCACTTGTACAGCAAGGAAACTCTCAGGCAGACCCTGTATAAATCCTGTTGTAACTTGGGGTTTgtatcatggttttaagactcaaacGAGTCCAATACAAATCGTCCTAGGCGACTTGGATACGGTACTACCTTATCTGGTTTGTTATCCAGAGTCATCCCCGACTCTGGTGAGTCTGGCCAATTCGAACACAACTTGGGTGAGTCACAACTCGACTTAGGGCCAGATGAGTTGATCCAAGTCGCCGAGTCTTTTGACCACAGTTGTATGGGTTGCTTACTCTGGCTTGGTTGAACTTCTCAAAGCTATAccaccatcatcatagccttgcccCAAGCTCCCAGCTAGTTGGTGTCATCTTGAGGCATCCAATTGTAAGCCCATCAATCCTGTGGCCCTAACCGTGATAAAGAGTACAAACCTTCATGTTCTTCCTCACCACCTGGATCCAAATATTTAATATTATTGAAGTAATTTTCGCAGAAAAATAATTTTGACATATAAAGGAACTGACATGTACACTCACCCTCGTTGATAGATACACCGTTTTTTCTACTGTTGTTAATTCCATAGCTCTAATATTTGAGATTTTATTACCAGAAGCAGAATGAAAAGGGTGTATTTATCAGCTAGAGTGGGTTGTAGACCATGGTTTTATTGTCTCGCCCTCGGACCAACTCATTTGGTCCTGAGTCAAATCGCAACTTGGCTGAGTCATGGGGTGGCTTCTACAAGACCAGCCAAATCACCCTCTATTCGTCAATACTGACTCATGGTGCCAAATAGGAATGGACTCAACTGAGTCCGAACTGGATCACACGAGTCGCACTTGCATCTGACTCAACCGAGTCGTAAATCCATGGTATAGCATCAATTCTGGTTCGGTGATTTTTAATTTGTTTATATTTGTTTATATTATGTTTTAATCTAAAACATGTGGGTTCTCATACCCATGTCATGTCATGTCCAAACAATAGTTCAAAAACCCGAGACTCGACTCATTGTTCAATCAGGTCGGGTTGACTTGAAGACTCAACCTGGCTTGATTCAATGTTTAATTAGTATAAATTGAAATATTAGGAGTGATAATAGATATTTAAAGCAAAtcttcaaaacacacacacacacatttaaagCAGTCATCTCTAATACGTAATACAAAATCTTACTCATAGCAACAACACCATTCCCTTTCTGGTGAAGGTCGCTGACTGTATGAGGTAACGTTGGGGGTTTGAATCTCACTCCTAGCATGTTTCATTCTTTTTAGTAAAATCCCACCAATTAAGGCAAGTGACCCAGTTCCAGTCACTGGAGTTGTGTCGAGTCAACCGTGCGATAGGGACTAAGATCGAAATCTTGCCAAGTTGAGTGGGCCCagccaagttttggatcaagtcacCAGTTTGTAGAACTATGGTTTTGATTGCATGACTACCTTTACAATTTGAAGGGAATGGGCGAAACCATTCCGTGGATTGGGTTGAAATTGCATGAAATCCCGAATATGGGATAAACACTTCATCAATTGAGATATGCTTCAGTTGAAAATATTGCCCTTCTTTCACTGACCGCATGGGACTGAATGCCCTTGTTTCACTGACCACATGGGATTGAATTATCCTTTGCAGTTTTTCAAAAAACTATCAACGCGCCTCAAGGATGTTGTTTGGAAAACTGAGGAGGACATGCAAGACAACAGTCGAGGCTGACGGAAGAAATTCGTTTCAGGTATTTTCTAGTCAAGTAGTGTAGGCGTGTAACCTTTGGCATTTGGCATGCCCGCTTCCTTAATCTTCAAAGTCTATAAGAAACGTCATTTTCCCACTGTACTAGTTTTAGATCAAACGTGGCTGCATGGCTGTTTTTTCAATGAAGAAACACACATGGGTGGATTCCCCATGAGCTTGTTGGAATTGTATTTCATTTCCCCCAAATTCATTTATGAGATATGTTCATGCACAAGGACTGTTTCTTTTTCGGAATATTGTATGAGGAGAGCTCTGCTAAGCGCACATGATGTGTGCAACGAAGCTCGTGCACACGCCATGGatctgccagcatggcacatatgtgcaagatccaatccatccatcaggtttgtcCAAAATTCTACATGCTTTCTGAAAAGTGTATCTGACCTAGTCAGCATGTGGGTCTCACTATTGGAAAATGGTGGGTGGGTTAGAAAAGTTTAAGCCAATTTTGTCATAgccgtacattttttttttttgcaaacggTGGCCCATCCAACCAATGGATAAACCTGACTCTTGGGCTTGGACATGAATATAGTGAttcctttctgatggatggattggattggatctGGGACCTGTCGAGCCATGCTGGCACACTTGCGGCATGTACACGATCTTTATTGCAGATGCATGTGCACGTGTATAAGCTCTGTATGAGGAAGTGCATGACCTCAGCCAAGGCTATGTGCATACCATATGCTAGTGGGCTGTGGTTGAGTTATGACTGTTGTGGTGTAAGGATACCCAAATCTCCTCGATAAGTGGCATAAGAGGATCTAGCCTGTTGATTAATGACCTACAAATAGACAGAGAACAGGTGAAGGTCCAAACCCAACTGGGAAAAAAAAGAGTCATAAGagattcaatggctaggatcttccaatctgagatTGTTTGGACAAGTACATCCAAGATGGGGTGCATcagatgaacggactggatcactgaaccatgggtcccactagtACAAACTGAGAAGTCAAGGGTGGTATGCTTAACCTTGGGCAGAGGAACATATAATTCCTCCTACTGGAGATTCtcattgtgtttggatgctcgatTGAATTGAATTACATTATTTCAATCCAATGAAGAGGAAATGGTGCATCTGGGGCCAGTCCCACTTCATTCATGATGATGCGCTGGACGCAAATTACATTTTGATCATTCCAAGTACGGCTTGAAATGCATTGGATTGTAGATGTGTTTGGTTGCCGATTTGAATTCAAATGGCTTGCACTTTGGTCATCTTCTCTTTTACTGTattgaattattgcaattttGATTCAATTGGGCATCCAAAGACACCAGGGAATGGGTAAGAGTCTCCAAtaggtattcaaaatcagttacgtTATGGTAACAGTCATAACCGTTACTTGTTATGGGATCGAAACTTCCGTAACGAccgttacagaaaaaacaggTCATGATGGCCCTGTAACAGTtttttacaaaatacaaaaaaagggctgtaacggctgatacgggggctgtaacggccattacaacccgtatcataacggtaacggtggtggccgttacggctaccgttaccgttttggaacaccttgctaCTAACAGAGGTTTTTAGACTCAACCAAAACTAagcaagatctgagccattcatcaagtgTGCCCCACAATGTATGTGTCCAAGcattaggtggcccacacatgtatggtgtggaccacttggcAATCAATCGATGCTACTTCTGcacaatgtgtggtccacctgatgagcggaaAGGGTGGATATTGGGCTAGTTCCTGCTTCTGAGCTTCCTACTGCTTTAGCTGTCCGACCTTCTCGAAGTCCAGTTCTTGCGGCAATGTGTGCGAGATCTGAGCTATTCATCAAAAGGTTCCTCTACGCATGCCTTGTTCAAGATCCTCACTAGGAAGACCGGGCATAATATGAGCCATGGTACATTTTtctcctaaccatccatttttcctcaTATGTGCGTCCCCTGCTTGATGGGGGTGTAAGACTTCTATTAGGTGG is a genomic window of Magnolia sinica isolate HGM2019 chromosome 15, MsV1, whole genome shotgun sequence containing:
- the LOC131226599 gene encoding CBL-interacting protein kinase 32-like isoform X3 encodes the protein MGSKTKIFIVLEFVIGGELFDKIVNHGRMREDEARRYFQQLINAVDYCHSRGVYHRDLKPENLLLDISGNLKVSDFGLSALSQQVRDDGLLHTTCGTPNYVAPEVLNDRGYDGATADLWSCGVILYVLLAGYLPFDDSNLMTLYKKISAAEFTCPPWLSLGAMKLISRIMDPNPMTRITIPEILEDEWFKKGFKRPVFEEKYNANLDDVDAVFKDSEEYHVMEKREEQPVAMNAFELISMSKGLNLGNLFEVEQEFKRETRFTSKCPPNEIISKIEEAAKPLGFDVHTKNYKMRLENLEAGRKGNLNISTEVFQVAPSLHMVEVRKAKGDTLEFHKFFKKLSTRLKDVVWKTEEDMQDNSRG